In a genomic window of Sulfurisphaera tokodaii str. 7:
- a CDS encoding MFS transporter, with amino-acid sequence MERTFLRYVPILAFITIMTMYVEMVILPSLPEIENQFSITSSEASWILSSETLAGMALAPFLGKLADNYGRKKVLVIILIAYTFSVFLSAISPNYPILILSRSIQGIGLSINPIAYTILRERIPDRELPIAQGIIASTFAVGAAIAIPIGSYISQYFSWEFAYETAIPFLLLSTVIAYVVLPSSESKIISRELDTVGIILLSLSFLVLGVGLTEAPTWGWLSSQFFTSLAISFLLFYIFSLHISKTDNPVINPQDFKNPNIAVPLISSFITGFGLFLTFQSLVFIFELPSPVGYGMDILQTGETIAPIALIMLVAGPFFGSLVTKVGYKKVILLSSSISSFLLLLLSYIISIKVSIIELMGFLALILFFISGMNVTRVTLLIASSDRERMSTLTGTNTAMRLMGNTLGPIVVGSLEDTFKTPLFEGYINNIPMFAFIPSRLAFEYSFLVSMGTTVLVSILATRIKEEIHNRRISVSIRTS; translated from the coding sequence ATGGAGAGGACTTTTTTAAGATATGTCCCAATTCTTGCGTTTATAACTATAATGACAATGTATGTAGAAATGGTGATTTTGCCTTCCTTACCAGAAATAGAGAACCAATTTTCAATAACATCATCAGAAGCCTCATGGATATTATCTTCAGAGACATTAGCAGGAATGGCTCTTGCTCCTTTTCTTGGAAAATTAGCTGATAATTACGGAAGGAAGAAAGTCCTAGTCATTATTCTTATTGCGTACACGTTTAGCGTATTTCTATCTGCGATCTCACCCAATTATCCTATCCTTATTCTTTCAAGAAGCATACAAGGAATAGGTTTAAGCATAAACCCAATAGCTTATACCATATTACGAGAAAGAATACCAGATAGAGAACTGCCAATAGCTCAAGGAATCATTGCATCAACTTTTGCAGTAGGTGCTGCAATAGCGATCCCAATTGGGAGTTATATCTCACAGTATTTCTCATGGGAATTTGCGTATGAAACAGCAATTCCCTTCTTACTCTTATCAACTGTTATAGCTTATGTAGTATTACCTTCTTCCGAAAGCAAAATTATAAGCAGGGAGTTAGATACAGTGGGGATTATTCTTCTCTCCTTATCCTTCTTAGTCTTAGGTGTTGGACTAACTGAAGCACCTACATGGGGCTGGTTATCTTCACAATTTTTTACATCACTTGCAATTTCTTTCCTTCTTTTCTACATCTTCTCATTACATATAAGCAAAACTGATAATCCTGTGATAAATCCTCAGGATTTCAAGAATCCTAATATTGCAGTTCCACTCATCTCATCATTTATAACAGGTTTCGGTTTATTTCTCACGTTTCAATCCCTAGTATTTATTTTTGAACTTCCTAGTCCGGTTGGTTATGGAATGGATATTCTACAGACAGGTGAAACTATAGCACCTATTGCATTAATAATGCTAGTAGCCGGACCATTTTTTGGAAGTTTAGTAACAAAAGTTGGTTATAAGAAAGTAATATTGCTGTCCTCTTCGATCTCATCTTTCCTTCTTCTTCTCCTTTCGTATATTATTTCTATTAAAGTTTCAATAATAGAACTCATGGGTTTCTTGGCTTTAATTTTGTTTTTTATTTCTGGAATGAATGTGACTAGAGTGACTTTACTTATAGCCTCTTCAGATAGAGAAAGAATGAGTACTTTAACTGGTACTAATACTGCAATGAGATTAATGGGAAATACTTTAGGTCCAATAGTAGTTGGATCGTTAGAAGATACTTTTAAAACACCGCTGTTTGAAGGTTATATAAATAACATTCCGATGTTTGCTTTTATTCCTTCGAGATTAGCTTTTGAATACTCATTTTTAGTATCTATGGGGACAACTGTTTTAGTTTCTATATTAGCTACGAGAATAAAAGAAGAGATTCATAATAGAAGAATCAGCGTATCTATCAGAACCTCTTAA
- a CDS encoding heavy-metal-associated domain-containing protein, whose protein sequence is MQEISFKVSGIYCENCVRKVYKALSTLKGVTDIQIIPNFNEEYAEVRLKCERKIPKEEIEDVISEVSQETPYHEYKVIWVKRRLLFS, encoded by the coding sequence ATGCAAGAAATTAGCTTTAAAGTATCTGGTATATACTGCGAGAACTGCGTTAGAAAAGTGTATAAAGCTCTATCAACATTAAAAGGAGTAACTGATATCCAAATTATTCCTAACTTTAATGAAGAATACGCTGAAGTACGTTTGAAATGCGAAAGAAAAATACCTAAAGAAGAAATTGAAGATGTAATAAGTGAAGTCTCACAAGAAACTCCATATCACGAATACAAGGTTATCTGGGTAAAGCGTAGATTACTCTTCAGTTAA
- a CDS encoding alcohol dehydrogenase catalytic domain-containing protein: MKALVFDKSGIENLKYTDYEDPKIGPNEVLIRVRYAGVNPVDYYTVTRLNVKPLPHIPGVEFAGEVEKVGERVTKVKPGDRVTIYGRIFDGTCDMCMIGYETLCRNGGRIGVDANGGWAEYIAVEEKYVFKLPSEFSWELGSSMTVSALTAYHALKEANLKPGEVLVVFGASGNTGMFAVQLGKKFGAKVIAVSRKSWLKDFGADLVVGYDEVEEKVKEFTNGKMADVVIDSLGGKLWNKGFSVVGVKGRIVTFGTLLGAEVSLNLSELYSKHISILGVNRGNRKDFVELLELCKDCKVKTHKTYKLEEGKEALQELFNEKRDGRIFLST, encoded by the coding sequence GTGAAGGCATTAGTTTTTGATAAAAGCGGAATAGAAAACCTTAAGTATACGGATTATGAAGACCCAAAAATAGGTCCAAACGAAGTTCTAATTAGGGTAAGATATGCTGGAGTAAATCCAGTAGATTATTATACTGTAACACGGCTTAATGTAAAACCACTTCCTCATATACCGGGTGTAGAGTTTGCTGGAGAAGTTGAAAAAGTAGGTGAAAGAGTAACTAAGGTTAAACCTGGTGATAGAGTTACAATCTACGGTAGAATATTTGACGGTACTTGCGATATGTGTATGATTGGTTATGAAACTCTATGTAGAAATGGTGGAAGGATAGGAGTAGATGCTAATGGTGGCTGGGCTGAATATATTGCAGTTGAGGAAAAGTATGTGTTTAAATTACCTAGTGAGTTTTCATGGGAGTTAGGAAGTAGTATGACTGTTTCAGCTTTAACTGCTTATCATGCATTAAAAGAGGCTAATTTAAAGCCTGGAGAGGTTTTAGTAGTTTTTGGAGCATCCGGAAATACTGGAATGTTTGCGGTACAATTAGGTAAGAAATTTGGTGCTAAAGTTATTGCTGTAAGTAGGAAGAGTTGGTTAAAGGATTTCGGTGCAGATCTAGTTGTTGGATATGATGAAGTTGAAGAGAAAGTGAAAGAGTTTACTAACGGAAAAATGGCTGATGTTGTAATTGATTCCTTAGGAGGGAAGTTATGGAATAAGGGATTTTCTGTTGTTGGTGTGAAGGGAAGAATAGTAACTTTTGGGACTCTTTTAGGTGCTGAGGTCAGCTTAAATCTATCTGAACTTTATTCTAAACACATCTCGATATTGGGAGTTAACAGGGGGAATAGGAAGGATTTCGTTGAACTACTTGAATTATGTAAAGATTGTAAAGTAAAAACTCACAAAACTTACAAACTTGAAGAGGGTAAAGAAGCCTTACAAGAATTGTTTAACGAGAAGAGGGATGGAAGAATTTTCCTCTCAACTTAA
- a CDS encoding C2H2 type zinc finger domain-containing protein: protein MPICPSCEIKFNSWYDVAEHIDLMANKRSDKSHVMWLNRNLSIKRLSKEELANKLEDYFSTPEGLGMWIRKRFIEKFYGENPHPFILAMQKPTRGVLLGYVIEHQHFLKNWVKVLSSIVFKTDKDEVVEYELENIAVEFIGYKGRPSHYELLLRMGESLGMPREKILNTQPLPDTQFAINTWRRIAEEKHWLITMASMHSLELVADRSLRNYGAKLHYFDPQILVSNEYPQAVKDFLREGYEADVSHAGEALYLVEKYAKGMEEEIQVNVLKSFDAFSKYLFARLERGIELEPQLMRVIIK, encoded by the coding sequence ATGCCAATCTGTCCTTCATGTGAAATTAAATTTAACAGCTGGTATGATGTTGCAGAACATATAGATCTAATGGCTAATAAGAGGAGTGATAAATCTCATGTTATGTGGCTGAACAGAAATCTGAGTATAAAGAGGCTTAGTAAAGAAGAGTTAGCAAACAAATTAGAGGATTATTTCTCAACTCCAGAAGGCTTAGGAATGTGGATAAGAAAAAGGTTTATTGAGAAGTTCTATGGAGAGAATCCTCATCCCTTCATATTAGCAATGCAAAAACCAACTAGAGGTGTTCTTTTAGGATATGTTATAGAACATCAACACTTCTTAAAGAATTGGGTTAAGGTACTTTCTTCTATTGTATTTAAAACTGACAAAGATGAAGTAGTTGAATACGAGTTAGAAAACATAGCTGTTGAATTTATAGGATATAAGGGAAGACCATCTCATTATGAGCTTCTACTAAGAATGGGAGAATCACTAGGAATGCCAAGAGAGAAAATCCTTAATACGCAACCATTACCAGATACTCAATTTGCAATTAACACTTGGAGAAGGATTGCTGAGGAAAAACATTGGTTAATTACTATGGCTAGTATGCATAGTTTAGAGTTAGTTGCAGATCGTAGTTTGAGAAATTATGGGGCAAAACTACACTATTTTGACCCACAAATATTAGTGTCTAACGAATACCCTCAAGCGGTTAAGGATTTTTTGAGAGAGGGGTATGAGGCTGATGTTTCACATGCTGGAGAGGCTTTATACTTAGTTGAAAAATACGCAAAAGGAATGGAGGAAGAGATTCAAGTAAATGTGTTAAAATCATTTGATGCTTTTTCTAAGTATTTATTTGCTAGATTGGAAAGGGGAATTGAATTAGAACCACAACTTATGAGGGTGATCATAAAATGA
- a CDS encoding TA0938 family protein — MKIIVNGKEAGSKETGCALCGATWGEYYEEIDGDRLFFCCDFCALEFKNMINEVKKRTGWSKIDELIINGNYYTGRTCVAKLGEKEYKFYVKFNEEGDVGIFKEV, encoded by the coding sequence ATGAAGATAATAGTAAATGGAAAAGAAGCTGGAAGTAAAGAAACTGGATGTGCATTATGCGGAGCTACTTGGGGAGAGTATTATGAAGAGATTGATGGTGATAGATTGTTCTTCTGCTGTGATTTTTGTGCATTAGAATTTAAGAATATGATTAATGAAGTTAAGAAAAGGACCGGATGGAGTAAAATAGATGAATTAATAATTAATGGTAATTATTATACAGGAAGAACTTGTGTTGCTAAGTTAGGAGAAAAAGAATATAAATTCTATGTAAAGTTTAATGAAGAAGGAGATGTGGGAATATTTAAAGAAGTTTAA
- a CDS encoding zinc-finger domain-containing protein, translating into MWEYLKKFNYVHNFTKYYVPFLIDITPLIYIYCLQCFLNEHYRYTYMKLHIIGKTRIIVKTK; encoded by the coding sequence ATGTGGGAATATTTAAAGAAGTTTAATTATGTGCACAATTTTACCAAGTATTATGTTCCTTTTTTAATAGACATAACTCCTCTTATCTATATTTACTGTCTGCAATGCTTTTTAAATGAACATTATAGGTATACATATATGAAATTACATATTATAGGAAAAACTCGTATTATAGTAAAAACCAAATGA
- a CDS encoding twin-arginine translocase TatA/TatE family subunit — translation MIDMALTITDTAILLIVVILLFFGASKLPEVFRSLGRATGEFKKGQLEAELELAQMQQQLSQQNKSDELAKKIEELQKQIEELKKQQQQQQSK, via the coding sequence ATGATAGATATGGCCCTAACTATAACTGATACCGCAATATTGCTTATTGTAGTAATTTTACTCTTCTTTGGAGCCTCAAAGTTACCAGAGGTTTTCAGATCCTTAGGAAGGGCTACTGGCGAATTTAAGAAAGGGCAGCTTGAGGCAGAATTGGAATTAGCACAAATGCAACAACAATTATCTCAACAAAATAAGAGTGATGAGTTAGCCAAAAAGATTGAGGAATTACAAAAACAAATTGAAGAACTAAAGAAACAACAGCAACAGCAACAAAGCAAATAA
- a CDS encoding zinc ribbon domain-containing protein, protein MKQCPKCGYMNPDDAKFCMNCGSPFPKKRRLLPIIIGVVIAIAIIASVPIVLAIMNSSPVVLSASTVQSTLGGKWSVVTNETYIAKYPVKQITIEYANGTNVTVPYPHQIKTYIHEVLVGKVNSTNVTIIVKVIIYTSNITMFHHMLGFGFQFNNNQFYTDITTYDGYNIFYVSSTFPYPHTFVTAVKGNELIQIKISGYSASLQQVESLISDIS, encoded by the coding sequence ATGAAGCAATGTCCTAAATGTGGATATATGAATCCAGATGATGCAAAATTTTGTATGAATTGTGGTTCTCCATTTCCTAAAAAGAGAAGACTACTCCCAATAATTATTGGAGTTGTAATAGCTATAGCAATAATTGCTTCAGTTCCAATTGTCCTCGCAATTATGAATTCATCACCAGTAGTCCTTTCAGCATCTACTGTTCAATCAACATTAGGAGGTAAATGGTCTGTAGTAACTAATGAAACTTATATAGCTAAATATCCAGTGAAACAAATAACTATCGAATATGCTAACGGTACTAATGTTACAGTTCCATACCCACATCAAATAAAGACATATATTCATGAAGTGCTAGTAGGAAAAGTAAATTCAACTAATGTAACTATAATAGTCAAAGTAATAATTTATACTTCAAACATAACTATGTTCCATCATATGTTAGGTTTCGGTTTTCAATTTAATAATAATCAGTTTTATACTGATATAACAACATACGATGGATACAATATATTTTATGTTTCTTCAACGTTTCCCTATCCTCATACCTTCGTAACTGCTGTAAAGGGTAATGAGCTAATACAGATAAAAATCTCAGGTTATTCTGCGTCATTACAACAAGTTGAGTCCCTAATATCTGATATTAGCTGA
- a CDS encoding GH116 family glycosyl hydrolase, whose amino-acid sequence MVTYTDKDKLTSGVPLGGIGAGKIEIDNRARIVNVTIANNWINPIKELKNFFIYIKPEEGEGFVLQKGLSLFPQVEQIVYEGLYPFVFLRGRRKGIEVNLTAFSSLIPHDIRNSTLPAVGFKISVNGSKRGYIAISMPNIVGSTKIGRINERVKNGVIFKNMKANDYDPAKGDITLISEEVDRVIVQYDADEIITDLDKVKDNPHEVTGLREIPASILFATYEKEVKFVFSWYFIGKHVFYPYGHYYHNFFSNSLEVAKYFLENFDYLERKTREWQDKIGFDSWLKDALINSAYILSTSTWLDEKGRFSIFEAPTNFPYQGTIGTCYEFGSLPILSFFPELDKSFLNLLTAYIREDGYVPHDLGYCSLDSPTDGTTAPPKWKDLNPTYILLIYRYYKLTGDIEFLKSVYDKVKKAFEWELKFSRYGLEGKMDSAFDVTPIKGINSYTLSLYIASLFAMREISKTAGDNLNLDEQIKEAKEAFEKMFNGKYFIAWEGMEDAVFLAQVFGEWWTTLLGLEPIADEEKIKSALRWIIKVNGNASKYCTPNLVKEDGKVVSLSPQTYSSWPRLVFAICWLSIEKGISEGLQLCEKEWQNLVSKGLVWDQPSRINSFNGLPDPVVSYLDHYIGSPSLWSFIVKKLINAEKENKEHEAMS is encoded by the coding sequence ATGGTAACTTATACTGATAAAGATAAACTCACATCTGGTGTGCCTTTAGGAGGAATTGGTGCTGGAAAAATAGAAATTGATAACAGAGCCAGAATTGTGAACGTTACAATTGCAAACAATTGGATAAATCCAATTAAGGAACTTAAGAACTTTTTCATCTATATAAAACCTGAAGAAGGAGAAGGTTTCGTATTACAAAAAGGATTATCATTATTTCCTCAAGTGGAGCAAATTGTATATGAAGGACTTTACCCCTTTGTCTTCCTTAGGGGAAGAAGGAAAGGTATTGAAGTTAATCTTACTGCTTTTTCTTCACTCATACCCCACGATATAAGAAACTCAACTCTACCAGCAGTAGGATTCAAAATAAGCGTTAACGGAAGTAAGAGAGGTTATATAGCAATTTCTATGCCAAATATAGTTGGTAGTACTAAAATTGGGAGAATAAATGAAAGGGTGAAAAATGGGGTTATTTTTAAGAATATGAAGGCTAATGATTATGATCCTGCAAAAGGAGATATAACTTTAATCTCGGAAGAAGTTGACAGAGTGATTGTTCAATATGATGCTGATGAAATAATTACTGATTTAGATAAAGTGAAAGATAACCCTCATGAAGTAACTGGTTTGAGAGAAATACCAGCCAGTATTCTCTTTGCTACATATGAGAAAGAAGTAAAGTTTGTCTTCTCATGGTATTTCATTGGTAAGCATGTTTTCTATCCTTATGGACATTATTATCATAATTTCTTTAGCAACTCCTTAGAAGTAGCGAAATATTTTCTAGAAAACTTTGATTATCTAGAAAGAAAGACAAGAGAGTGGCAAGATAAAATAGGTTTTGATAGTTGGTTGAAAGATGCTTTAATTAACTCTGCTTATATTCTTTCTACTAGCACTTGGTTAGATGAAAAGGGGAGATTTAGCATATTTGAAGCTCCTACTAATTTTCCCTATCAAGGAACAATAGGGACATGTTATGAATTTGGCTCACTTCCAATACTCTCCTTCTTTCCAGAACTGGATAAATCCTTCCTGAATTTGCTTACCGCCTATATAAGGGAAGACGGATATGTTCCCCATGATTTAGGTTATTGTTCTTTAGATTCACCAACTGATGGAACAACCGCACCACCAAAATGGAAAGACTTAAACCCAACTTACATTCTGCTAATCTACAGATACTATAAACTCACGGGAGACATAGAATTCCTTAAATCAGTCTACGATAAGGTGAAAAAAGCTTTTGAATGGGAGCTTAAATTTTCTAGATACGGTCTAGAAGGTAAAATGGACAGTGCATTTGATGTAACACCAATAAAGGGGATTAATAGTTATACATTGTCGCTATATATAGCTTCGCTTTTTGCAATGAGAGAGATCAGCAAAACTGCTGGTGATAATTTAAACCTAGACGAGCAGATAAAGGAAGCTAAAGAAGCGTTTGAGAAAATGTTTAATGGTAAATATTTTATTGCTTGGGAAGGGATGGAGGATGCTGTATTTCTTGCACAAGTTTTTGGTGAGTGGTGGACAACTTTACTTGGTTTAGAACCTATAGCTGATGAAGAGAAAATAAAGTCAGCGTTAAGGTGGATAATAAAAGTTAATGGTAATGCGTCAAAATACTGCACTCCCAACTTAGTTAAAGAAGACGGTAAAGTTGTTTCACTTTCTCCTCAGACTTATTCTTCATGGCCTAGATTAGTCTTTGCAATTTGTTGGCTCTCAATAGAAAAAGGCATTTCTGAAGGTCTACAGTTATGTGAGAAAGAATGGCAAAACTTAGTTTCCAAAGGTCTTGTTTGGGATCAACCATCAAGAATAAATTCATTTAACGGTTTACCAGATCCAGTTGTAAGTTATTTAGACCACTATATAGGTAGTCCCTCTCTGTGGTCTTTTATTGTGAAAAAGCTTATAAATGCAGAGAAAGAGAATAAGGAACATGAAGCAATGTCCTAA
- a CDS encoding MFS transporter, producing the protein MKPLRTYAVLNNLASSLINPFISFFTASYGITGVLLAIVSSANTTFPGVVQFILAKIFIRAKRIIEVGEFLTGLLWLLIGSLAVFNSIFVILYVVITVCFGVADFGWLLILDKVSETRRGRMLAYYSFYATVGGFIATLITGFIVRDNLYMMRYFFIISGLIYIINSFIISKSDVDAEYKGGKITLTRNSEIKKLFVITFIFTFIWSMAWPLFPLAQVYKFHMNELQIAIIELISGISTLSLQRVIGRLVDKSKRLVMFLGRLGLATFPLSYGLATSVYQIYLAYIISGFTNSASISYTAFLFDNSSYNEKRVNIALYNMITGISAFSGSIFSSFLLGVLLTKMNLIMAVNLMLISIGILRIISSLLYLKIKENIRR; encoded by the coding sequence TTGAAGCCACTAAGAACTTATGCCGTGCTAAATAATCTTGCATCAAGTTTAATAAATCCCTTTATCTCGTTTTTTACAGCATCTTACGGAATTACTGGAGTTTTATTAGCAATTGTATCTTCAGCAAATACCACATTTCCTGGTGTAGTTCAATTTATTTTAGCAAAGATTTTCATAAGGGCTAAGAGAATAATAGAAGTTGGCGAATTCTTGACTGGTCTTCTCTGGTTATTAATAGGTTCTTTAGCAGTCTTTAACTCAATTTTTGTAATTCTTTATGTAGTAATAACAGTCTGTTTCGGAGTAGCTGACTTTGGCTGGTTATTGATTTTAGATAAGGTTAGCGAAACTAGAAGAGGGAGAATGTTAGCTTATTATTCTTTTTACGCTACAGTTGGAGGTTTTATTGCAACATTAATAACAGGGTTCATAGTTAGGGATAACCTTTATATGATGAGATATTTCTTTATAATTTCCGGCTTAATTTATATTATAAACTCCTTTATTATTTCTAAATCAGATGTTGATGCAGAATATAAAGGCGGTAAAATTACTTTGACTAGAAACTCAGAAATAAAGAAATTATTTGTAATAACATTTATATTTACTTTCATATGGTCAATGGCATGGCCCTTATTCCCTTTAGCACAAGTTTATAAGTTTCACATGAACGAGTTACAAATTGCAATTATCGAGTTAATTAGTGGAATTTCAACTCTTTCTTTACAGAGAGTAATTGGAAGGCTAGTGGATAAATCAAAAAGGCTAGTTATGTTTTTAGGAAGATTAGGATTAGCTACTTTTCCCCTATCTTATGGTTTAGCAACATCAGTTTATCAAATTTACTTAGCCTATATTATATCTGGTTTTACAAACTCAGCCTCGATTTCTTATACAGCATTCCTTTTTGATAATTCAAGTTACAATGAAAAAAGGGTTAATATTGCACTTTATAATATGATAACAGGTATTTCAGCTTTTTCTGGTTCTATATTTTCCAGCTTCCTTTTGGGAGTTCTCTTAACCAAAATGAACTTAATAATGGCTGTAAATTTAATGTTAATTTCAATTGGTATTCTCAGAATTATATCTTCCTTATTATATCTTAAAATAAAGGAAAATATAAGGAGGTAA
- a CDS encoding S53 family peptidase, whose product MLRIVGILVLILLMISGIVSIAQQSEQLYYIQTSSPIYSIVPGSVFVQPLNTSTELYIAVLLNFTNVSSLLNYLNEIYLSPSLFHKWLSPQQFREYYYPSQSYINSLVVYLESYGLHYDGQYGLALVFNGNVGEIEKAFNTYINIYYYPFKDLYWFGQIGITDIGPFYYFSNNVTPSLPYNVGKYVLGIVGIDSLDPKVVSLIKQDAWKLNITRVGQGLISKVVISPLTIQQYFNFTLAYEHGLNGKGSDIAIEGVPECYVNVSDIYAFWKLYNIPRTGSLEVIMFGNDTSGGQSAENELDAEWSGAFSPGANVTIVFSDGYVGGVNLVGNLLNYWYEYYYMVNYLYPNVISISVSVPESYLAAYYPAMLDLIHNMMLQAAAEGISVLAASGDWGFESDHPPPNFRIGTYNTIWYPESDPYVTSVGGIFINASSNGSIVSFSGWDYSTGGYSVVFPAQYYELTSLIPFTPTYARTYPDIAFVSAGGYNIPEFGFGLPLIFEGQLFLWYGTSGAAPMTAAMVSLPGVRFGALNYALYHISYNGIVVSPIGTFQGLVAWIPVTSGNNPTPAHYGWNYVTGPGTYDAYAMVYDLLLYSDYSA is encoded by the coding sequence ATGTTAAGAATTGTTGGAATTTTAGTTTTAATTTTACTAATGATCTCTGGAATAGTAAGTATAGCCCAACAATCAGAGCAATTGTATTACATTCAAACATCATCTCCAATATACTCAATAGTTCCAGGATCAGTATTCGTACAACCGTTAAATACTTCTACGGAGCTTTATATAGCAGTTTTGCTAAACTTCACTAATGTATCATCATTACTTAATTATCTTAATGAGATATATCTTTCACCCTCACTATTTCATAAATGGCTAAGTCCACAGCAATTTAGGGAGTATTACTATCCTTCTCAAAGTTATATCAACTCCTTAGTTGTTTATCTAGAGTCATATGGATTACATTATGATGGACAATACGGTTTAGCCCTAGTCTTTAACGGAAATGTAGGAGAAATTGAAAAAGCATTTAATACATATATAAATATCTATTACTATCCGTTTAAGGACCTATATTGGTTTGGACAAATAGGGATAACCGATATAGGACCATTCTATTACTTCTCTAATAACGTTACTCCGTCCCTGCCTTATAATGTTGGCAAATATGTTTTAGGAATTGTGGGAATAGATAGCTTAGATCCTAAAGTAGTAAGTTTAATTAAACAAGACGCTTGGAAATTAAACATAACCAGAGTAGGACAAGGGTTAATATCTAAAGTTGTAATTTCGCCACTAACGATACAACAGTATTTCAACTTCACTTTAGCTTATGAGCATGGCTTGAACGGTAAAGGGAGTGATATTGCAATTGAAGGAGTACCAGAATGTTATGTTAATGTTTCAGACATTTATGCATTTTGGAAATTGTATAACATTCCAAGAACTGGGAGTTTAGAGGTAATAATGTTTGGTAATGATACTTCTGGTGGACAATCTGCTGAGAATGAGTTAGATGCTGAGTGGAGTGGAGCATTTTCCCCTGGAGCGAATGTAACAATAGTTTTCAGTGATGGTTATGTAGGTGGTGTGAACCTAGTGGGTAATTTGCTCAATTATTGGTACGAGTATTATTATATGGTAAACTATCTATACCCTAACGTAATCTCAATATCTGTTAGTGTTCCAGAATCATATTTAGCAGCTTACTATCCCGCAATGTTAGATTTAATACATAATATGATGTTACAAGCTGCTGCTGAGGGAATAAGCGTGTTAGCCGCTTCTGGTGATTGGGGATTTGAAAGCGATCATCCGCCACCTAACTTCAGAATCGGTACATATAATACTATCTGGTATCCAGAAAGCGATCCCTATGTAACTTCTGTGGGTGGAATATTCATTAATGCGTCATCTAACGGAAGTATTGTTAGCTTCTCTGGTTGGGATTATAGTACTGGCGGATATAGCGTAGTATTCCCAGCACAATATTACGAGTTAACATCGTTAATTCCATTTACACCTACTTATGCTAGAACATATCCAGACATTGCGTTTGTATCAGCTGGAGGGTATAATATCCCAGAGTTTGGATTTGGATTACCGTTAATTTTTGAGGGACAACTATTTCTATGGTATGGTACTAGCGGTGCTGCTCCAATGACTGCTGCCATGGTATCATTACCTGGTGTTAGATTTGGTGCATTGAACTACGCACTTTATCATATATCCTATAATGGGATAGTAGTTTCACCTATTGGAACATTCCAAGGCTTAGTTGCATGGATTCCAGTAACTTCTGGGAATAATCCAACACCAGCTCATTACGGATGGAATTATGTTACTGGACCAGGAACTTATGATGCATATGCTATGGTCTACGATCTTCTATTATACTCTGATTATTCAGCTTAA